The following are encoded together in the Sparus aurata chromosome 1, fSpaAur1.1, whole genome shotgun sequence genome:
- the ppm1kb gene encoding protein phosphatase Mn(2+)-dependent 1K — MSAACLVRLARCSGPHVGRTGLLQKAIVPFSYQQDSHLQFTIFRRQLYSPSEKRHSNTRFDADSSGRPTTWDSFGIWDNRIDEPILLPPSIRYGKPIPKVSLSRVGCASLIGQRKENEDRFQVSQMTDNILYFAVFDGHGGPEAADFCEKYMEKFIKDLVEKEPNLELVLTKAFLEVDKALARHMHFTPNVPGMNAGTTSTVALLRDGIELVVGSVGDSRAMLCRKGKALKLTVDHTPERKDEKERIKKSGGFITWNSLGQPNVNGRLAMTRSIGDFDLKNMGVIAEPETKRISLHHVHDSFLALTTDGINFIMNSQEICNVINQCHDPKEAAQRISDQALQYGSEDNSTIIVVPFGAWGRHEGSDSSFSFSRSFVSSGRWA, encoded by the exons ATGTCAGCAGCCTGTCTTGTGCGCCTGGCAAGGTGCAGTGGTCCTCATGTGGGTCGCACTGGTCTTTTACAGAAAGCCATAGTCCCATTCTCGTACCAGCAGGACAGCCACCTCCAGTTCACAATCTTCCGGAGACAACTTTACAGCCCTTCAGAGAAACGGCACAGCAACACACGCTTTGATGCAGACAGCAGCGGCCGACCCACTACTTGGGATTCATTTGGCATCTGGGACAATCGTATTGATGAGCCGATCCTGCTGCCGCCAAGCATCCGCTATGGCAAGCCCATTCCTAAAGTCAGCTTATCAAGGGTAGGCTGTGCCTCGCTGATTGGTCAACGCAAGGAGAATGAAGACCGCTTCCAGGTCTCCCAAATGACTGACAACATCCTCTACTTTGCTGTATTTGATGGGCATGGTGGGCCGGAAGCAGCTGACTTTTGTGAAAAATACATGGAGAAATTTATCAA GGACCTTGTGGAAAAGGAGCCCAATCTGGAATTGGTTTTGACGAAGGCCTTCCTTGAAGTAGACAAAGCGCTTGCAAGGCACATGCACTTCACTCCAAATG TACCAGGGATGAATGCAGGAACCACCTCCACTGTGGCCCTGCTGAGGGACGGCATTGAGCTTGTAGTGGGCAGTGTGGGTGACAGCCGAGCCATGTTGTGCCGCAAGGGCAAGGCCCTTAAACTCACTGTCGACCACACTCCCGAGAGGAAAGACGAGAAAGAGAG GATAAAGAAAAGTGGGGGATTTATCACCTGGAATAGTCTGGGACAGCCAAACGTCAACGGCAGGTTGGCCATGACGCGCAGCATTGGAGACTTTGACCTGAAGAACATGGGGGTCATTGCTGAGCCTGAGACCAAGAGAATATCG TTGCACCATGTCCACGACTCGTTTCTGGCGCTGACCACAGATGGCATTAACTTCATTATGAACAGCCAGGAGATCTGCAATGTCATCAACCAGTGCCATGACCCCAAGGAGGCAGCTCAGAGaatatctgaccag gctCTTCAATATGGCTCAGAGGACAACAGCACAATTATCGTGGTGCCCTTCGGCGCTTGGGGAAGACACGAGGGTTCGGACTCAAGTTTCTCCTTCAGCAGAAGTTTCGTGTCCAGTGGTCGCTGGGCGTAG